The Paenibacillus beijingensis nucleotide sequence GTCGCCTATATTTTACGGTGGGGGATCCAATGGCTGTTCCCCGTTCCTGCCGTTATGATCGGCATTCAAGTGCTGCACGGGCTGTCGTTCGGCTTCTTTTATATCGCCGCCGTTGAATTTGTTGCAGCGACGGCCGGCAAGGAAATGCAGGCGACGGGACAAAGCGTGTTCAATATGGTGTTTGCCGGTTTTGCCGGCATTATCGGCAATCTGCTGAACGGCTATTTAATTGAAGCGGGAGGCGTGCCGCTGATGCATCTGTCGTGCACGGTCAGTGCCGCTCTCGGCGCGCTGCTGCTCTGCATCGTCGTCGCCGATTCCCGGAAAGCCGCTGTTCCTTCTGCCGGCGGTAATCGATCAGCGTGAAATAGAACGGCTGCAAGCTGTGCGGACCCAAGGTCCGCGGCTTGCAGCCGTTCTTTTTTCCGAAGATAAGGTTCCCTGGCTTGCAGCCGTTTTTCGCTTGTCACGATGAACGTGCGGACAAAAAAAGCGACCCGCAAAAAGAGCGGGCCTAATCGGAATGGGAGATGCTAGCGGTTTTTGTCGAATCAACGCAAGCGTGGAGATGGGCCGGAAAGACGAAGGTCTTCAATTCGTCTTACATATAAAGTAAGGTGATCGAAAGGAAGAAAAAGAAAGATTAGTAAGAGAAACATATATTTGAGGAAAAGGGAATTCAATATTGTTGAATGATAGCGCTTTCTAATCCCCTAGAATCTGTATATTAATGAAAAGTTATTAATAACTATAAATTCTGAAAATTTTTTATATTCTAATTTAGAAAATGATGCTACAATTGGACAATGTAAAAAGTGATTACCAAAAACAGGGAGGCGTGAGTAGTGGGGAAATCGTTGAAATGGTTGTCGCTCATTGTCATTTTATCGCTGGTGGGAATCATGATTGCTGGGTGTTCCTCATCGAATTCCGGCGGGGGGAATACGAATGAATCAACGAATACTTCGACCGGAACGACAAATACCTCAACAACAACGGAGCCGCCTGCCGCTGCGGCAAACGAGCCGGTGGACGGAGGGACGCTGACGGTCAGCACCTTCTCGGATATCGTGAACGTTAACCCGATCTTTGTGCAGGATACCGCTTCCGGGGACGCGGGCTACTTCCTGTACTCGAACATTTACGACTTCGACAGACAAGGGAACGTAGCGGTCGAACCGTGGTCGCTTGCCGCAGAGCTGCCGCAAATTTCCGCAGACGGCAAAGAGTACGTCGTCAAGCTGAAAAATACGGCCAAATGGAGCGACGGCCAGCCGGTAACCGCCCAAGACGTCAAATTCACCTTCGATACGATCAAAAATCCCGACGCCGGCGCTCCCGGCATCAGCCTGGTCGACAAGGTGGCCCAAATCGACGTCGTCGACGACTACACGGTCAAATTTACGATGAAGCAAGTCTATGCGCCGTTCCTGAACGTGCTTGTTGCGGCGGTCGTACCGGCTCATATATTGAAGGATGTGCCGGTGAAGGAGCTCGTGTCGAATCCTTACGGCACCGATCCGGCGAAGACGGTTACGAACGGCCCGTGGAAATGGTCGGAATGGAAGCAGAAGCAATATATCAGCTTTGACGCCGATCCGAACTACTGGGGCGAGAAGAAGCCGCATATTTCCAAAATCATCTACAAAATTTATGCGGATCAAAATACCGAGGTTCAAGCGCTGATGAAAGGGGACGTCGACCTTACCCAGGCGATCCCGGTTACCCAGGTTGAAGCGGTGAAAAATAAAGGCGGAATCAACGTCATTTTGCAG carries:
- a CDS encoding ABC transporter substrate-binding protein; translation: MIAGCSSSNSGGGNTNESTNTSTGTTNTSTTTEPPAAAANEPVDGGTLTVSTFSDIVNVNPIFVQDTASGDAGYFLYSNIYDFDRQGNVAVEPWSLAAELPQISADGKEYVVKLKNTAKWSDGQPVTAQDVKFTFDTIKNPDAGAPGISLVDKVAQIDVVDDYTVKFTMKQVYAPFLNVLVAAVVPAHILKDVPVKELVSNPYGTDPAKTVTNGPWKWSEWKQKQYISFDADPNYWGEKKPHISKIIYKIYADQNTEVQALMKGDVDLTQAIPVTQVEAVKNKGGINVILQPGPQYEYLGFNFKADNFPDKFVPFTGQKTRQAIAYAINRQGMVDNVLKGTGKLMNAPFLPGSWADPADSVVNYDYNVEQAKKLLAEDGWVAGEDGILAKDGHRFSFELQYNSGNSRREQVSAIIQQNLKDVGIEVKPKAIDFSSWVEQNLTPGKYEAILLAWSLNNPDPDGESTFSSKYFPPNGQNQGFYKNEKLDQLWVDGYSTVDQEARKKVYAEVGKEISTDLPYVFLYQYGLPEGIGSRVNYAEEDAPEPTLPYGYFFHIINWWVK